In Ovis aries strain OAR_USU_Benz2616 breed Rambouillet chromosome 13, ARS-UI_Ramb_v3.0, whole genome shotgun sequence, the following are encoded in one genomic region:
- the SLC4A11 gene encoding solute carrier family 4 member 11 isoform X15, which produces MSQNGYFEDAGYLKCDTDDASETREESLRDEAFDTVNSSIVSGESISFFVNVNLEVQPTQSECESPGGYGLLHTSRKYLMLKNFEEEIRAHRDLDGFLARARIILDETATSLDDVLRAMLYRLAQDPYNTEPECNLDLLTAMLFTDGGAPMEGKVHLLSDTIQGVTATVTGVQYQQSWICILCTSKALLRRHVCISRLVRPQNWGQNSCEVRFVILVLAPPKMKSTKTATEVGRTFATMMLDITFRQKLLKTRTEEEFKEALVHQRQLLTVMSHCPSISMDYSMSSICIIRPPQPPKQKDFLPMGKGIQEDIARRFPVYPLDFTDGIIGKNKAVGKYITTTLFLYFACLLPTIAFGSLNDENTNGAIDVQKTVAGQGIGGILYALFSGQPLVVLLTTAPLALYINVIRDICDDYNLDFNTFYAWTGLWNSFFLTLYALFNLSLVMSLFKRSTEEIIALFISITFILDAIKGTVKIFQKYYYGRDIGLFFKDKSSLGSLLDLNSSLHTALNTSFLTSPPELTSTGSQDSEPLARDTAVLSLLIMLGTLWLSYTLYQLKKSPYLHPYVRELLSDCALPISVLTFSLISSYGFQEIKMVKFRYSSSDSLFEIAEMHSLSLVAISSAMGLGFLLSMLFFIEQNLVAALANAPQNRLVKGTAYHWDLLLIAIINTGLSLFGLPWIHAAYPHSLLHVRALALVEEHVENGHIYETIVNVKETRLTSLGASVLVGFSLLLLPFPLQWIPKPVLYGLFLYLALTSIDGNQLFQRMVLLLKDQTSYPPTHYIRRVPQRKIHYFTGLQVLQLLLLCAFGMSPLLYMKMVFPLIMIAMIPIRYNVLPQIIEAKYLDAMDAEH; this is translated from the exons ATGTCGCAGAATGGATACTTTGAGGATGCAG GCTACCTCAAGTGTGACACAGATGACGCCTCTGAAACCCGTGAGGAGAGCCTGAGGGATGAGGCCTTCGACACGGTCAACTCCTCCATTGTGTCTGGTGAAAGCATCAGCTTTTTTGTCAACGTCAACCTCGAGGTGCAGCCTACCCAGTCTG AATGTGAATCACCTGGCGGCTACGGGCTCCTACACACCTCCCGCAAG TACCTGATGTTAAAGAACTTTGAGGAAGAGATCCGTGCACACCGGGACTTAGATGGCTTCCTGGCACGGGCCAGAATCATCCTGGATGAAACGGCCACCTCCCTGGATGACGTGCTGCGGGCTATGCTGTACCGCTTAGCCCAAGACCCTTACAACACCGAGCCAGAGTGCAACCTGGACCTGCTCACGGCCATGCTCTTCACTGACGGAGGGGCTCCCATGGAGGGCAAAG TTCACCTGCTGTCGGACACCATCCAAGGGGTCACTGCCACAGTAACGGGGGTACAATACCAGCAGTCATGGATCTGTATCCT CTGTACCTCCAAGGCCCTGCTGAGGCGACACGTGTGCATCAGCCGCCTGGTCCGCCCGCAGAACTGGGGGCAGAATTCCTGTGAGGTGCGGTTTGTCATCCTGGTGCTGGCCCCACCCAAGATG AAAAGCACCAAGACTGCCACAGAAGTGGGGCGCACATTTGCCACTATGATGTTAGACATCACCTTCCGCCAGAAGCTCCTGAAGACCCGCACAGAGGAGGAATTCAAAGAAGCCCTGGTCCATCAGAGACAGCTGCTCACCGTAATGAGCCACTGTCCGAGTATcagcatggactacagcatgagCTCCATCTGCATCATCAGACCCCCACAG CCCCCAAAGCAGAAGGACTTTCTCCCCATGGGGAAGGGCATCCAGGAGGACATCGCCCGCAGGTTCCCTGTGTACCCACTGGACTTCACTGACG GCATCATTGGGAAAAACAAGGCTGTGGGCAAATACATCACCACCACCCTGTTCCTCTACTTTGCCTGCCTGCTGCCCACAATTGCTTTTGGGTCCCTCAATGATGAGAACACAAATGGAGCCATCG ACGTACAGAAGACTGTGGCCGGGCAGGGCATTGGAGGCATCCTGTACGCGCTCTTCTCTGGGCAGCCGCTGGTGGTGCTGCTGACGACTGCGCCCCTGGCCCTCTACATCAATG TAATCCGTGACATCTGCGATGACTATAATCTGGACTTCAATACCTTCTATGCATGGACAGGCCTGTGGAACAGTTTCTTCCTCACACTTTATGCCCTCTTCAACCTCAGCCTGGTCATGAGTCTTTTCAAGAG GTCAACAGAGGAGATCATTGCCTTGTTCATTTCTATCACATTCATCCTAGATGCTATCAAGGGCACAGTCAAGA TCTTCCAGAAGTACTACTATGGCCGTGACATTGGACTCTTCTTCAAAGATAAGTCCTCCTTGGGGAGCCTGCTGGACCTCAATAGTAGcctccacactgccctcaacaccAGTTTCCTGACCAGCCCACCGGAGCTAACTTCAACGGGCAGCCAGGACTCTGAGCCCCTGGCCCGGGATACAGCTGTGCTCAGCCTCCTCATCATGCTGGGCACGCTCTGGCTGAGCTACACCCTCTACCAGTTGAAGAAGAG CCCCTACCTGCACCCCTACGTGCGTGAGCTCCTGTCAGACTGCGCCTTGCCCATTTCGGTGCTTACCTTCTCCCTCATCTCTTCCTATGGCTTCCAGGAGATTAAGA TGGTCAAGTTTCGCTACAGCTCGAGTGACAGCCTGTTCGAGATAGCCGAGATGCACTCGCTATCCCTGGTGGCCATCAGCAGCGCCATGGGCCTCGGCTTCCTCCTCTCCATGCTCTTCTTCATAGAGCAGAACCTGGTGGCTGCCTTGGCTAATGCCCCACAGAACAG GCTGGTAAAGGGCACTGCCTACCACTGGGACCTCCTGCTCATCGCCATCATCAATACTGGGCTGTCTCTGTTTGGGCTGCCCTGGATCCATGCTGCCTACCCCCACTCCCTGCTGCACGTGCGAGCACTGGCTTTGGTGGAGGAGCATGTAGAGAACGGGCACATTTATGAGAC GATTGTGAACGTGAAGGAGACTCGGCTGACCTCCCTGGGCGCCAGCGTCCTGGTGGGCTtctccctcctgctgctgcccttCCCACTGCAGTGGATCCCCAAGCCCGTGCTCTATGGCCTCTTCCTCTACCTCGCGCTCACCTCCATCGACGGCAACCAGCTCTTTCAGCGCATGGTGCTGCTGCTCAAGGACCAG ACGtcatacccacccacccactaCATCCGGAGGGTGCCCCAGAGGAAGATCCACTACTTCACAGGCCTGCAggtcctgcagctgctgctgctctgtgCCTTTGGCATGAGCCCACTGCTCTACATGAAGATGGTCTTTCCCCTCATCATGATTGCCATGATCCCCATTCG CTACAACGTGCTGCCCCAAATCATTGAAGCCAAGTACTTGGATGCCATGGACGCTGAACACTGA
- the SLC4A11 gene encoding solute carrier family 4 member 11 isoform X20, which yields MSQNGYFEDAGYLKCDTDDASETREESLRDEAFDTVNSSIVSGESISFFVNVNLEVQPTQSECESPGGYGLLHTSRKYLMLKNFEEEIRAHRDLDGFLARARIILDETATSLDDVLRAMLYRLAQDPYNTEPECNLDLLTAMLFTDGGAPMEGKAVHLLSDTIQGVTATVTGVQYQQSWICILCTSKALLRRHVCISRLVRPQNWGQNSCEVRFVILVLAPPKMKSTKTATEVGRTFATMMLDITFRQKLLKTRTEEEFKEALVHQRQLLTVMSHCPSISMDYSMSSICIIRPPQPPKQKDFLPMGKGIQEDIARRFPVYPLDFTDGIIGKNKAVGKYITTTLFLYFACLLPTIAFGSLNDENTNGAIDVQKTVAGQGIGGILYALFSGQPLVVLLTTAPLALYINVIRDICDDYNLDFNTFYAWTGLWNSFFLTLYALFNLSLVMSLFKRSTEEIIALFISITFILDAIKGTVKIFQKYYYGRDIGLFFKDKSSLGSLLDLNSSLHTALNTSFLTSPPELTSTGSQDSEPLARDTAVLSLLIMLGTLWLSYTLYQLKKSPYLHPYVRELLSDCALPISVLTFSLISSYGFQEIKMVKFRYSSSDSLFEIAEMHSLSLVAISSAMGLGFLLSMLFFIEQNLVAALANAPQNRLVKGTAYHWDLLLIAIINTGLSLFGLPWIHAAYPHSLLHVRALALVEEHVENGHIYETIVNVKETRLTSLGASVLVGFSLLLLPFPLQWIPKPVLYGLFLYLALTSIDGNQLFQRMVLLLKDQTSYPPTHYIRRVPQRKIHYFTGLQVLQLLLLCAFGMSPLLYMKMVFPLIMIAMIPIRYNVLPQIIEAKYLDAMDAEH from the exons ATGTCGCAGAATGGATACTTTGAGGATGCAG GCTACCTCAAGTGTGACACAGATGACGCCTCTGAAACCCGTGAGGAGAGCCTGAGGGATGAGGCCTTCGACACGGTCAACTCCTCCATTGTGTCTGGTGAAAGCATCAGCTTTTTTGTCAACGTCAACCTCGAGGTGCAGCCTACCCAGTCTG AATGTGAATCACCTGGCGGCTACGGGCTCCTACACACCTCCCGCAAG TACCTGATGTTAAAGAACTTTGAGGAAGAGATCCGTGCACACCGGGACTTAGATGGCTTCCTGGCACGGGCCAGAATCATCCTGGATGAAACGGCCACCTCCCTGGATGACGTGCTGCGGGCTATGCTGTACCGCTTAGCCCAAGACCCTTACAACACCGAGCCAGAGTGCAACCTGGACCTGCTCACGGCCATGCTCTTCACTGACGGAGGGGCTCCCATGGAGGGCAAAG CAGTTCACCTGCTGTCGGACACCATCCAAGGGGTCACTGCCACAGTAACGGGGGTACAATACCAGCAGTCATGGATCTGTATCCT CTGTACCTCCAAGGCCCTGCTGAGGCGACACGTGTGCATCAGCCGCCTGGTCCGCCCGCAGAACTGGGGGCAGAATTCCTGTGAGGTGCGGTTTGTCATCCTGGTGCTGGCCCCACCCAAGATG AAAAGCACCAAGACTGCCACAGAAGTGGGGCGCACATTTGCCACTATGATGTTAGACATCACCTTCCGCCAGAAGCTCCTGAAGACCCGCACAGAGGAGGAATTCAAAGAAGCCCTGGTCCATCAGAGACAGCTGCTCACCGTAATGAGCCACTGTCCGAGTATcagcatggactacagcatgagCTCCATCTGCATCATCAGACCCCCACAG CCCCCAAAGCAGAAGGACTTTCTCCCCATGGGGAAGGGCATCCAGGAGGACATCGCCCGCAGGTTCCCTGTGTACCCACTGGACTTCACTGACG GCATCATTGGGAAAAACAAGGCTGTGGGCAAATACATCACCACCACCCTGTTCCTCTACTTTGCCTGCCTGCTGCCCACAATTGCTTTTGGGTCCCTCAATGATGAGAACACAAATGGAGCCATCG ACGTACAGAAGACTGTGGCCGGGCAGGGCATTGGAGGCATCCTGTACGCGCTCTTCTCTGGGCAGCCGCTGGTGGTGCTGCTGACGACTGCGCCCCTGGCCCTCTACATCAATG TAATCCGTGACATCTGCGATGACTATAATCTGGACTTCAATACCTTCTATGCATGGACAGGCCTGTGGAACAGTTTCTTCCTCACACTTTATGCCCTCTTCAACCTCAGCCTGGTCATGAGTCTTTTCAAGAG GTCAACAGAGGAGATCATTGCCTTGTTCATTTCTATCACATTCATCCTAGATGCTATCAAGGGCACAGTCAAGA TCTTCCAGAAGTACTACTATGGCCGTGACATTGGACTCTTCTTCAAAGATAAGTCCTCCTTGGGGAGCCTGCTGGACCTCAATAGTAGcctccacactgccctcaacaccAGTTTCCTGACCAGCCCACCGGAGCTAACTTCAACGGGCAGCCAGGACTCTGAGCCCCTGGCCCGGGATACAGCTGTGCTCAGCCTCCTCATCATGCTGGGCACGCTCTGGCTGAGCTACACCCTCTACCAGTTGAAGAAGAG CCCCTACCTGCACCCCTACGTGCGTGAGCTCCTGTCAGACTGCGCCTTGCCCATTTCGGTGCTTACCTTCTCCCTCATCTCTTCCTATGGCTTCCAGGAGATTAAGA TGGTCAAGTTTCGCTACAGCTCGAGTGACAGCCTGTTCGAGATAGCCGAGATGCACTCGCTATCCCTGGTGGCCATCAGCAGCGCCATGGGCCTCGGCTTCCTCCTCTCCATGCTCTTCTTCATAGAGCAGAACCTGGTGGCTGCCTTGGCTAATGCCCCACAGAACAG GCTGGTAAAGGGCACTGCCTACCACTGGGACCTCCTGCTCATCGCCATCATCAATACTGGGCTGTCTCTGTTTGGGCTGCCCTGGATCCATGCTGCCTACCCCCACTCCCTGCTGCACGTGCGAGCACTGGCTTTGGTGGAGGAGCATGTAGAGAACGGGCACATTTATGAGAC GATTGTGAACGTGAAGGAGACTCGGCTGACCTCCCTGGGCGCCAGCGTCCTGGTGGGCTtctccctcctgctgctgcccttCCCACTGCAGTGGATCCCCAAGCCCGTGCTCTATGGCCTCTTCCTCTACCTCGCGCTCACCTCCATCGACGGCAACCAGCTCTTTCAGCGCATGGTGCTGCTGCTCAAGGACCAG ACGtcatacccacccacccactaCATCCGGAGGGTGCCCCAGAGGAAGATCCACTACTTCACAGGCCTGCAggtcctgcagctgctgctgctctgtgCCTTTGGCATGAGCCCACTGCTCTACATGAAGATGGTCTTTCCCCTCATCATGATTGCCATGATCCCCATTCG CTACAACGTGCTGCCCCAAATCATTGAAGCCAAGTACTTGGATGCCATGGACGCTGAACACTGA